A single genomic interval of Mycobacterium sp. DL592 harbors:
- the hsaB gene encoding 3-hydroxy-9,10-secoandrosta-1,3,5(10)-triene-9,17-dione monooxygenase reductase subunit, protein MSAPEIDPRTFRHVLGQFCTGITIITTMHDDVPNGFACQSFAALSLEPPLVLFCPTKVSRSWQAIEASGKFCVNVLTEKQRDTCARFGSREPDKFAGVDWHLSKLGSPVLDNSLAHIDCTVHSVHDGGDHFVVFGLVHSLSEVPKVKPRPLLFYRGEYTGIEPDKNTPAQWRDDLEAFLTTTTNDTWL, encoded by the coding sequence ATGTCCGCCCCTGAGATCGACCCGCGCACGTTCCGCCACGTGCTCGGCCAGTTCTGCACCGGCATCACCATCATCACCACGATGCATGACGATGTGCCCAACGGCTTTGCCTGCCAATCGTTTGCGGCTCTGTCGCTGGAACCGCCGCTGGTGTTGTTCTGCCCGACCAAGGTGTCGCGGTCGTGGCAGGCCATCGAGGCCAGCGGCAAATTCTGCGTCAACGTGCTGACCGAAAAGCAGCGAGATACCTGCGCGCGGTTCGGATCCCGCGAGCCCGACAAGTTCGCCGGCGTGGACTGGCATCTGTCCAAGCTCGGGTCCCCGGTGCTGGACAACTCGCTGGCCCACATCGACTGCACCGTGCATTCGGTGCACGACGGCGGCGACCATTTCGTGGTGTTCGGTCTGGTGCACTCGCTGTCTGAGGTGCCGAAGGTCAAACCCCGTCCGCTGCTGTTCTATCGCGGCGAGTACACCGGCATTGAGCCGGACAAGAACACCCCCGCGCAGTGGCGTGACGACCTCGAGGCCTTCCTGACCACGACCACCAACGACACCTGGCTTTAG
- a CDS encoding pyridoxal phosphate-dependent aminotransferase: protein MNDRVALRAGIPPFYVMDVWLAAAERQRTHGDLVNLSAGQPSVGAPEPVRAAAAAALQANQLGYTVALGIPELREAIANSYADRYGLHVGADDVVLTTGSSGGFLLAFLACFDVGDRVAIASPGYPCYRNILSALGCEVVEIACGPETRFQPTAQMLAELDPPVAGVIVASPANPTGTVIPADELAAIASWCDETGVRLISDEVYHGLVYPGAPETSCAWQTSRNAVVANSFSKYFAMTGWRLGWLLVPPALRRAVDCLTGNFTICPPVLPQYAAVAAFTPEAIAEAQGHLHQYALNRETLLSGLRQIGITRLAPTDGAFYVYADVSDFTSDSLTFCERLLADTGLAIAPGIDFDTVHGGSFVRLSFAGPAHDIDEALRRLGPWLGA from the coding sequence GTGAATGATCGCGTGGCGTTGCGGGCCGGTATCCCACCGTTCTACGTGATGGACGTGTGGCTGGCCGCCGCCGAACGCCAGCGCACCCACGGCGATCTGGTGAACCTCTCGGCCGGCCAGCCCAGTGTCGGCGCCCCCGAGCCGGTGCGCGCGGCCGCCGCCGCGGCGTTGCAAGCCAACCAGCTGGGCTACACCGTCGCGCTGGGCATCCCGGAACTGCGCGAGGCGATCGCCAACTCCTACGCCGACCGCTACGGCCTCCACGTCGGCGCCGACGACGTAGTGCTGACCACGGGTTCGTCGGGCGGATTCCTGTTGGCGTTCCTGGCCTGTTTCGACGTCGGCGACCGGGTGGCCATCGCCAGCCCCGGCTACCCGTGCTACCGCAACATCCTCTCGGCGCTGGGCTGCGAGGTGGTCGAGATTGCGTGCGGTCCCGAGACCCGATTCCAGCCGACCGCGCAGATGCTGGCCGAACTCGACCCACCCGTAGCGGGTGTGATCGTGGCCAGCCCGGCCAACCCGACCGGCACGGTGATTCCGGCTGATGAGCTCGCGGCGATCGCCTCGTGGTGTGACGAGACCGGGGTGCGGCTGATCAGCGACGAGGTGTATCACGGCCTGGTCTACCCCGGCGCCCCGGAGACCTCGTGCGCCTGGCAGACCTCCCGCAATGCGGTTGTGGCAAACAGCTTTTCGAAGTACTTCGCAATGACGGGATGGCGGCTGGGCTGGCTGCTGGTGCCGCCCGCGTTGCGGCGGGCGGTGGACTGTCTGACGGGCAACTTCACCATCTGTCCCCCGGTGCTGCCGCAGTATGCGGCGGTGGCCGCGTTCACCCCGGAGGCCATCGCGGAGGCGCAGGGACACCTGCACCAGTACGCACTCAACCGTGAAACCCTGCTCAGTGGGCTGCGCCAGATCGGCATCACCCGGCTGGCCCCGACCGACGGCGCGTTCTACGTCTACGCCGACGTCTCGGACTTCACCTCGGACTCGTTGACGTTCTGCGAAAGGCTTTTGGCGGATACCGGTTTGGCGATCGCACCGGGCATCGACTTCGACACTGTGCACGGCGGATCATTCGTGCGGCTGTCCTTCGCCGGACCTGCACATGACATCGACGAGGCGCTGCGCCGGTTGGGGCCTTGGCTGGGCGCCTGA
- the fadD3 gene encoding 3-((3aS,4S,7aS)-7a-methyl-1,5-dioxo-octahydro-1H-inden-4-yl)propanoate--CoA ligase FadD3 produces the protein MERSDPRTTPAVLDRMARELGDREALVTEERTFTFAELREEVRQAAAAMIALGVAAGDRVAIWSPNTWHWVVACLATHYAGAVVVPLNTRYTAAEASDILARTHAPLLIAMGRFLDTDRVADLDLAALPDLRHIVRVPLDTDDGTWDEFMAGPKAPASEVDRRAAALSGDDVSDILFTSGTTGRSKGVLCAHRQSLAAPAAWAACGQLTSADRYLCINPFFHNFGFKAAILACLQTGAALIPQLTFDPEQAFRIVQDHRVTVLPGPPTIFQTLLDHPARKDYDLSSLRFAVTGAATVPVVLIERMQAELDFDIVLTAYGLTEASGFGTMCRADDDAVTVATTCGRPIADFELRIDSPDSGGAGEVLLRGPNVMLGYLDDPAATEAAIDTEGWLHTGDIGTVDAAGNLRITDRLKDMYICGGFNVYPAEIEQVLARLDGVADAAVIGVPDERLGEVGRAFIVRRPDSELDEQAVIDYTRKHLANFKAPRSVVFLAALPRNPGGKVVKPTLREMV, from the coding sequence ATGGAGCGCAGCGACCCGCGCACGACGCCCGCTGTGCTGGACCGGATGGCCCGCGAACTGGGCGACCGGGAGGCGTTGGTCACCGAGGAGCGCACCTTCACCTTCGCCGAACTGCGCGAGGAAGTGCGCCAGGCCGCCGCGGCCATGATCGCGCTCGGGGTCGCCGCCGGCGACCGGGTAGCGATCTGGTCGCCGAACACCTGGCACTGGGTGGTCGCCTGCTTGGCCACCCATTACGCCGGCGCCGTGGTGGTTCCCCTCAACACCCGCTACACCGCCGCGGAGGCATCCGACATCCTGGCCCGCACGCATGCGCCGCTGCTGATCGCGATGGGCCGCTTCCTCGACACCGACCGCGTCGCCGACCTCGACCTCGCCGCGCTGCCCGATCTGCGCCACATCGTGCGGGTGCCCCTCGATACCGACGACGGGACATGGGACGAGTTCATGGCGGGCCCGAAAGCACCCGCTTCGGAGGTCGACCGCCGTGCCGCTGCACTGTCCGGCGACGACGTCTCCGACATCCTGTTCACCTCGGGCACCACGGGTCGCAGCAAAGGCGTCCTCTGTGCACATCGGCAGTCCCTGGCGGCGCCGGCCGCGTGGGCGGCGTGCGGTCAGCTCACCAGTGCCGACCGCTACCTGTGCATCAACCCGTTCTTCCACAACTTCGGCTTCAAGGCCGCCATCCTGGCCTGCCTACAGACCGGGGCCGCTCTGATCCCGCAGCTGACCTTCGACCCCGAGCAGGCCTTCCGGATCGTCCAGGACCACCGGGTGACCGTGCTGCCCGGGCCGCCGACGATCTTCCAGACCCTGCTCGACCACCCGGCCCGCAAGGACTACGACCTGAGCTCGCTGCGGTTCGCGGTCACCGGCGCGGCGACCGTCCCGGTGGTGCTCATCGAGCGCATGCAGGCCGAACTCGACTTCGACATCGTGCTGACGGCCTACGGGCTCACGGAGGCAAGCGGATTCGGCACCATGTGCCGGGCCGACGACGACGCGGTCACCGTGGCGACGACGTGCGGGCGACCGATCGCCGACTTCGAGCTGCGGATCGACTCACCGGATTCAGGGGGGGCCGGCGAGGTGCTGCTGCGCGGACCCAACGTGATGCTCGGCTATCTCGACGATCCGGCCGCCACCGAGGCCGCCATCGACACCGAGGGCTGGCTGCACACCGGCGATATCGGAACAGTCGACGCCGCAGGCAATCTGCGCATCACCGACCGCCTCAAGGACATGTACATCTGCGGCGGCTTCAACGTCTACCCCGCCGAGATCGAGCAAGTACTGGCCCGCCTCGACGGTGTCGCCGACGCAGCGGTGATCGGCGTGCCCGACGAGCGGCTCGGCGAGGTCGGCAGGGCGTTCATCGTGCGACGGCCCGACAGCGAGCTCGACGAGCAGGCGGTCATCGACTACACCCGTAAGCACCTGGCGAACTTCAAAGCACCACGATCGGTGGTGTTCCTGGCAGCACTGCCCCGCAACCCCGGCGGAAAAGTGGTCAAACCCACACTGCGAGAGATGGTCTGA
- the hsaA gene encoding 3-hydroxy-9,10-secoandrosta-1,3,5(10)-triene-9,17-dione monooxygenase oxygenase subunit: MTSIQQRDAQSVLAGIDELLPRLRERAQETEDLRRVPEATVAELDEVGFFKLVQPEQWGGLQSDPTLFFEAVRRLASACGSTGWAMGILGVHNWHLAQFEQQAQQDVWGDDPTVRISSSYAPMGAGVVTESGDGYIVNGAWRWSSGCDHASWTFVGGPVIKDGRPVDFGSFLIPISDYKIIDDWYVVGLKGTGSKTLEIKDVFVPRHRFQSFKAMSDGTAPGLKTNTAPVYKMPWGTMHPTTISTPIVGMAFGAYDAHIEHQGKRLRAAYAGEKAKDDPFAKVRIAEAGSDIDAAWLQLSGNLADEYALLLAGKEVPLELRAKARRDQVRASQRAITAIDRLFEAAGATALQTETALQRFWRDAHAGRVHAANDAERAYVMFGNQEFGLPLGDTMV; this comes from the coding sequence GTGACGTCCATTCAACAGCGTGACGCGCAATCGGTCCTAGCCGGTATTGACGAGTTGCTCCCGCGGCTGCGGGAGCGGGCCCAGGAGACCGAGGATCTGCGCCGGGTACCCGAAGCCACGGTCGCCGAGCTCGACGAGGTCGGGTTCTTCAAGCTGGTACAGCCCGAGCAGTGGGGTGGCTTGCAGTCCGACCCGACGCTGTTCTTCGAGGCGGTGCGCCGGCTGGCCAGCGCCTGCGGGTCCACCGGCTGGGCGATGGGCATTCTCGGTGTGCACAACTGGCACCTGGCCCAGTTCGAGCAGCAGGCCCAGCAGGACGTCTGGGGTGACGACCCAACGGTGCGGATCTCGTCGTCCTACGCACCGATGGGCGCCGGTGTCGTGACGGAGTCCGGCGACGGCTACATCGTCAACGGCGCATGGCGCTGGTCGTCGGGTTGCGATCACGCCAGCTGGACGTTCGTCGGCGGCCCGGTGATCAAGGACGGCCGCCCCGTCGACTTCGGCAGCTTCCTGATCCCGATCAGCGACTACAAGATCATCGACGACTGGTATGTGGTCGGGCTCAAGGGCACCGGCTCCAAGACGTTGGAGATCAAGGACGTCTTCGTGCCGCGGCACCGCTTCCAGTCGTTCAAGGCCATGAGCGACGGCACCGCGCCCGGACTGAAGACCAACACCGCGCCGGTGTACAAGATGCCTTGGGGAACAATGCATCCCACCACCATCTCGACTCCGATCGTCGGTATGGCGTTCGGCGCCTACGACGCTCACATCGAGCACCAGGGCAAGCGGTTGCGTGCCGCCTACGCAGGCGAGAAGGCCAAGGACGATCCGTTCGCCAAGGTCCGGATCGCCGAGGCCGGCAGCGATATCGACGCGGCGTGGCTGCAGCTGTCGGGCAACCTCGCCGACGAGTACGCACTGCTGTTGGCGGGCAAGGAAGTTCCGCTAGAGCTGCGGGCCAAGGCTCGCCGCGACCAGGTGCGCGCCAGCCAGCGGGCGATCACGGCGATCGACCGGCTCTTCGAGGCTGCCGGTGCCACCGCCCTGCAGACCGAGACTGCGCTGCAGCGGTTCTGGCGTGACGCGCACGCCGGCCGGGTGCACGCCGCCAACGATGCCGAGCGGGCCTACGTGATGTTCGGCAACCAGGAGTTCGGTCTGCCTCTCGGCGACACCATGGTGTAG
- a CDS encoding alpha/beta fold hydrolase encodes MPFIEYNDERIYYRHWAAAEPRAAVVFLHGFGEHTGLYHRYGFALNAAGIDLWAVDQIGHGLSPGPRGNFGTIEDSSALAEALTELAEKSTPGIPLVAQGHSFGSIVTLFRLLEQPDRYRAGVISGAPVVAVPELLDTDSSFELDPSWLSSDPFYVDSLENDPLAFVESDGTALTRELDRAWDRFGAELPALSVPTLAVHGENDPIAQIGAVRAYSEQIPALRLAAFAGARHDILNESVHREVASTIVEFIDEQTGA; translated from the coding sequence ATGCCCTTCATCGAGTACAACGACGAACGCATCTACTACCGGCACTGGGCCGCGGCCGAGCCCCGCGCCGCAGTCGTGTTCCTGCACGGCTTCGGCGAGCACACCGGGCTCTACCACCGGTACGGTTTCGCCCTCAACGCCGCCGGGATCGACCTGTGGGCTGTCGACCAGATCGGCCACGGGCTGTCCCCCGGTCCGCGGGGCAACTTCGGCACCATCGAGGACAGCTCGGCGCTCGCCGAGGCACTGACCGAATTGGCCGAGAAGTCCACTCCCGGCATACCGCTTGTTGCACAGGGACATTCGTTCGGATCGATCGTCACGTTGTTCCGGCTCCTGGAACAACCGGACCGCTACCGGGCCGGCGTGATCTCCGGTGCGCCGGTGGTCGCCGTCCCCGAACTTCTCGACACCGACTCGTCGTTCGAACTCGATCCGAGCTGGTTGTCCAGCGACCCGTTCTACGTCGACTCGCTGGAGAACGATCCGCTGGCATTCGTGGAGTCCGACGGTACGGCGCTGACCCGTGAACTCGACCGGGCCTGGGACCGCTTCGGCGCCGAACTGCCGGCGCTGAGCGTGCCGACCCTGGCAGTGCACGGCGAGAACGATCCGATCGCCCAGATCGGGGCGGTGCGCGCCTACTCCGAGCAGATACCGGCCCTGCGACTGGCCGCCTTCGCCGGCGCCCGCCACGACATCCTCAACGAGTCAGTGCACCGCGAAGTGGCGTCGACGATCGTCGAATTCATCGACGAGCAGACAGGGGCCTAA
- the hsaC gene encoding iron-dependent extradiol dioxygenase HsaC, whose product MSIKALGYMRIEATDVAAWREFALKVLGMVEGDGAIPDALYLRMDEFAARLVIVPGERDRLLVSGWEVADAAALQGLRETLAKAGVDFAEGTREDKSERRVEGLIRFSDPAGNVLEAFHGAQYLGRRFVSPYGHKFVTAEQGLGHVVLTCDDDAAAQAFYQDVLGFRLRDSMSLPPQIAGRPADGDPVWLRFYGCNPRHHALAFMPMPNPTGIVHLMVEVENSDDVGLCLDRALRRKVKMSATLGRHTNDKMLSFYIKTPGGFDIEFGCEGLQVEDQGWVARESTAVSLWGHDFSVGFK is encoded by the coding sequence ATGAGCATCAAGGCGCTCGGTTATATGCGGATCGAGGCCACTGATGTGGCGGCTTGGCGTGAGTTCGCGCTGAAGGTGCTCGGCATGGTCGAAGGTGACGGGGCCATCCCCGATGCTCTCTACCTGCGCATGGACGAGTTCGCCGCCCGCCTGGTGATCGTGCCAGGCGAGCGGGACCGGCTGTTGGTCTCCGGCTGGGAGGTCGCCGATGCAGCGGCGCTGCAGGGTCTGCGGGAAACGTTGGCCAAGGCTGGCGTCGACTTCGCCGAAGGCACCCGCGAGGACAAGTCGGAACGGCGGGTCGAGGGGCTGATCCGCTTCTCCGATCCGGCCGGCAACGTTCTCGAGGCGTTCCACGGTGCGCAGTATCTGGGCCGCCGCTTCGTCAGCCCGTACGGGCACAAGTTCGTCACCGCCGAGCAGGGCCTCGGGCATGTCGTTCTCACCTGTGACGACGATGCTGCCGCGCAGGCCTTCTATCAGGACGTGCTCGGCTTCCGGTTGCGGGATTCGATGAGCCTGCCGCCGCAGATCGCCGGACGCCCGGCCGACGGCGATCCGGTCTGGTTGCGGTTCTACGGTTGCAACCCGCGCCACCACGCGCTGGCTTTCATGCCGATGCCCAACCCGACCGGTATCGTGCACCTGATGGTCGAGGTCGAGAACTCCGACGACGTCGGCTTGTGCCTGGACCGCGCGCTGCGCCGCAAGGTCAAGATGTCGGCGACGCTCGGCAGGCACACCAACGACAAGATGCTGTCCTTCTACATCAAGACCCCGGGTGGCTTCGACATCGAATTCGGTTGTGAGGGTTTGCAAGTCGAAGATCAGGGCTGGGTCGCCCGGGAGAGCACCGCGGTCAGCCTGTGGGGCCACGACTTCTCGGTGGGCTTCAAGTAG
- a CDS encoding acyl-CoA dehydrogenase family protein → MTSLEERQMLRDTVVALIDKHASSAAVREAMQSPRGYDETLWTLLCEQVGVAALVVPEELGGAGGELADAAAVLEELGRGLVPTPLLGTTLAELALLAADEPDGELLEQLAAGAAIGAVALDPDYVVNGDIADVVVGLEKDSAGARLQRWNDVTAEVTPTVDPTRRLARVVPGSTEPIGNDPGLADLAAILLAAEQVGAAARCLELTVAYTKERVQFGRPIGSFQALKHRMADLYVLVQSARALVGDAVADPTRASAALARLSASEAFTTVAGEAIQLHGGIAITWEHDIQLYFKRAHGSAQLFGPPRDQLRLLESQVF, encoded by the coding sequence ATGACATCGCTGGAAGAACGGCAGATGCTGCGCGACACCGTCGTCGCACTGATCGACAAGCACGCCTCCTCGGCCGCGGTGCGCGAGGCGATGCAGTCACCCCGCGGGTACGACGAGACGCTGTGGACGCTGCTGTGCGAGCAGGTCGGCGTCGCCGCGCTCGTGGTACCCGAGGAACTCGGCGGTGCCGGCGGTGAATTGGCCGATGCGGCAGCGGTTCTCGAGGAGCTGGGCCGCGGACTGGTCCCGACACCGCTGCTGGGCACCACCCTTGCCGAGCTCGCACTGCTGGCCGCCGACGAACCTGACGGCGAACTGCTGGAACAACTGGCCGCGGGCGCGGCGATCGGCGCCGTCGCGCTCGACCCCGACTATGTGGTCAACGGCGACATCGCCGACGTGGTGGTCGGCTTGGAAAAAGACTCAGCGGGTGCCCGGCTGCAACGCTGGAACGACGTCACCGCCGAGGTGACACCGACCGTCGACCCGACGCGCCGGCTCGCCCGGGTGGTCCCCGGATCGACCGAGCCGATCGGAAACGATCCCGGCCTGGCCGATCTCGCCGCGATCCTGCTGGCCGCCGAGCAGGTCGGCGCTGCCGCGCGCTGTCTGGAGCTGACGGTGGCCTACACCAAGGAGCGGGTGCAGTTCGGCAGGCCGATCGGCAGCTTCCAGGCGCTCAAGCACCGGATGGCCGACCTGTACGTGTTGGTGCAGTCGGCGCGGGCCCTGGTCGGCGACGCGGTTGCCGACCCCACACGGGCGTCGGCGGCGCTGGCCCGGCTGTCGGCGAGCGAGGCGTTCACCACGGTCGCAGGCGAGGCCATCCAGTTGCACGGCGGTATCGCCATCACCTGGGAGCACGACATCCAGCTGTACTTCAAACGGGCGCACGGCAGCGCCCAGCTGTTCGGGCCGCCGCGCGACCAACTGCGCCTCCTGGAATCCCAGGTGTTCTAA
- a CDS encoding patatin-like phospholipase family protein: MKSTAVNLPHPIGYVLGGGGSLGAVQVGMLQALSERDLGPDLVAGTSVGSINGAVLASDPVGAANRLSHAWARMTREEVFPGGLIAQALLLQRVKTHLFPNTGLAAVIADFLGPTTDFADLVLPFAAVTVDVATAQPHVLRAGPLLPALLASSAIPGIYPPVDHDGRRLYDGGVVANVPMRQAVAMGARSLVVLDCFFPGQLPRSTDTIADILLYTALVTMHSQSVSEATLVAESIPVVYLPGPAPRLVSPLDFTHTAELIEDAYLSARRFLDDLHVDGPGLYRQGPPAAGALA, translated from the coding sequence GTGAAGTCCACCGCGGTCAACCTGCCCCATCCGATCGGCTACGTCCTCGGCGGGGGCGGCAGCCTGGGTGCGGTCCAGGTCGGGATGTTGCAGGCCCTCAGCGAGCGAGATCTGGGTCCCGACCTCGTGGCCGGCACCTCCGTCGGATCGATCAACGGGGCGGTCCTGGCGTCCGACCCGGTCGGAGCCGCCAACCGGTTGTCCCACGCGTGGGCGCGGATGACCCGGGAGGAGGTGTTTCCCGGCGGTCTGATCGCCCAGGCGCTGCTGTTGCAGCGGGTCAAGACCCACCTGTTCCCCAACACCGGGCTGGCAGCCGTCATCGCCGACTTTCTCGGTCCCACCACGGATTTCGCCGATCTCGTCCTGCCGTTCGCGGCCGTCACCGTCGATGTCGCCACCGCGCAGCCCCACGTGCTTCGGGCGGGGCCCCTGCTGCCGGCGCTGTTGGCCAGCTCGGCCATTCCCGGCATCTACCCGCCCGTCGACCACGACGGGCGGCGGCTCTACGACGGCGGCGTGGTGGCCAACGTCCCGATGCGCCAGGCCGTCGCGATGGGCGCCCGCTCGCTGGTGGTGCTGGACTGCTTCTTCCCCGGTCAGCTACCGCGTTCGACCGACACCATCGCCGACATTCTTCTGTACACCGCACTGGTGACCATGCATTCGCAGTCGGTGTCCGAGGCGACACTGGTGGCCGAGAGCATCCCGGTGGTGTACCTGCCCGGACCGGCGCCGCGGCTCGTCTCGCCGCTGGACTTCACCCACACGGCCGAACTGATCGAGGACGCGTACCTCTCGGCGCGACGGTTTCTCGACGACCTTCACGTCGACGGACCCGGGCTGTACCGTCAGGGCCCGCCGGCGGCGGGTGCTCTAGCGTGA
- a CDS encoding acyl-CoA dehydrogenase family protein codes for MDLSYDDATREFRDEVRDFLAANKASFPTKSYDTAEGFEQHRHWDKVLFDAGLSVITWPKKYGGRDASLLQWVVYEEEYFRAGAPGRASANGTSMLAPTLFAHGSEEQLDRVLPKMASGEEIWAQAWSEPESGSDLASLRSTATQTEGGWLLNGQKIWSSRAPFGDRGFGLFRSDPSAERHRGLTYFMFDLKADGVTVRPIAQLGGDTGFGEIFLDNVFVPDHDVIGSVHEGWRAAMSTTSNERGMSLRSPARFLAPAERLVDAWTSHGSDPAYADRVADAWIKAQAYRLHTFGTVTRLSQGGELGAESSVTKVFWSDLDVALHQTALELRGADAELADSWTDGLLFALGGPIYAGTNEIQRNIIAERLLGLPKEPSASSGKTK; via the coding sequence ATGGATCTCAGTTACGACGACGCCACCCGCGAGTTCCGCGACGAGGTGCGCGACTTCCTGGCCGCCAACAAGGCCTCGTTCCCGACCAAGTCCTACGACACCGCCGAGGGTTTCGAGCAGCACCGGCACTGGGACAAGGTGTTGTTCGACGCCGGGCTGTCGGTGATCACCTGGCCGAAGAAATACGGCGGCCGGGACGCGAGCCTGCTGCAGTGGGTCGTCTACGAGGAGGAGTACTTCCGCGCCGGAGCGCCAGGACGCGCCAGCGCCAACGGCACCTCCATGCTGGCGCCGACGCTGTTCGCGCACGGCTCCGAGGAGCAGCTGGACCGGGTGCTGCCGAAAATGGCCAGCGGCGAAGAGATCTGGGCCCAGGCCTGGTCGGAGCCGGAGTCCGGTAGCGACCTGGCCTCGCTGCGCTCGACCGCGACCCAGACCGAGGGCGGCTGGCTGCTCAACGGCCAGAAGATCTGGAGCAGCCGGGCACCGTTCGGCGACCGCGGGTTCGGGTTGTTCCGGTCGGACCCGAGCGCCGAGCGCCATCGCGGACTGACCTATTTCATGTTCGACCTCAAGGCCGACGGCGTGACCGTGCGCCCGATCGCCCAGCTCGGTGGCGACACCGGGTTCGGAGAGATCTTCCTGGACAACGTATTCGTGCCCGACCACGACGTGATCGGCTCGGTGCACGAAGGCTGGCGGGCCGCGATGAGCACCACCAGCAATGAGCGGGGCATGTCGTTGCGCAGCCCGGCGCGTTTCCTGGCTCCGGCCGAGCGGCTGGTTGACGCATGGACGTCACACGGCTCCGACCCCGCCTACGCCGACCGGGTGGCCGACGCCTGGATCAAGGCGCAGGCCTATCGACTGCACACGTTCGGCACCGTCACCCGGCTGTCCCAGGGCGGTGAGCTGGGCGCCGAGTCGTCAGTCACCAAGGTGTTCTGGTCAGATCTCGACGTAGCACTGCACCAGACCGCACTGGAGCTTCGCGGGGCGGATGCCGAACTCGCCGACTCATGGACCGACGGTCTGCTGTTTGCGTTGGGTGGCCCGATCTACGCCGGCACCAATGAGATTCAGCGCAACATCATCGCCGAGCGACTGCTCGGGCTGCCCAAGGAACCCTCCGCGAGCTCTGGGAAGACGAAATGA
- a CDS encoding acyl-CoA dehydrogenase produces the protein MKFALDEQQRDFAASIDAALGAADVPSAVRAWGQGDTAPGRKVWATLTDLGVTALAVAEKFDGIEAHPVDLVVALEALGRWCVPGPVAESIAVAPVLLADDERSAALAAGELIATVALPPAVPRAADADFAGLVLLAHDGTVTDAAAGSEHESVDPARKLFDVNGVGEGSAADVAKAFDFGALATAAQLVGAGQAMLDMSVEYAKQRSQFGRIIGSYQAIKHKLADVHIALELARPLVYGAALSLADGSPDTARDVSAAKAAASDAALLAARSSLQTHGAIGFTSEHDLSLWLLRVQALHSAWGDPTTHRRRVLEALA, from the coding sequence ATGAAATTCGCACTCGACGAACAGCAGCGGGACTTCGCGGCGAGCATCGACGCCGCCCTGGGAGCCGCCGACGTACCCAGCGCGGTGCGGGCCTGGGGACAGGGCGACACCGCCCCGGGACGCAAGGTCTGGGCGACGTTGACCGACCTCGGCGTCACCGCCCTGGCCGTTGCGGAGAAGTTCGACGGTATCGAGGCCCACCCGGTGGACCTGGTCGTCGCACTCGAGGCGCTGGGCCGCTGGTGCGTGCCCGGCCCGGTGGCCGAATCCATCGCGGTGGCACCGGTTCTGCTCGCCGACGACGAGCGCTCCGCCGCGCTGGCCGCCGGTGAGCTCATCGCCACGGTGGCGCTGCCGCCTGCGGTGCCCCGCGCCGCCGACGCCGACTTCGCCGGACTGGTACTGCTGGCTCACGACGGCACGGTCACCGACGCCGCCGCCGGCAGCGAGCACGAGTCCGTCGACCCGGCCCGAAAGTTGTTCGACGTCAACGGGGTAGGCGAAGGTTCTGCCGCCGACGTCGCGAAGGCATTCGACTTCGGCGCGCTGGCCACCGCCGCGCAGCTGGTCGGCGCGGGCCAGGCGATGCTGGACATGTCGGTGGAGTATGCCAAGCAGCGCAGCCAGTTCGGCCGCATCATCGGCAGCTACCAGGCGATCAAGCACAAGCTGGCCGACGTGCACATCGCCCTGGAACTCGCCCGCCCGCTGGTGTACGGCGCAGCCCTGTCGCTGGCCGACGGCTCACCGGACACCGCCCGCGACGTCAGTGCGGCCAAGGCGGCCGCCTCCGACGCCGCCCTGCTGGCCGCGCGTTCGTCGCTGCAGACCCACGGCGCCATCGGGTTCACCTCCGAGCACGACCTGTCGCTGTGGCTGCTGCGGGTGCAGGCCTTGCATTCGGCCTGGGGCGACCCCACCACCCACCGCCGTCGCGTGCTGGAGGCCCTGGCATGA